Proteins encoded in a region of the Trypanosoma brucei gambiense DAL972 chromosome 11, complete sequence genome:
- a CDS encoding nucleic acid binding protein, putative, which produces MQEGKSIKPNGLVRCSLHGLLRFSTHCNALPVFDADQVVTGYIYQCKDGGRCMVEDTSADASARRQTPRERAESRSEATPKKLVIDGEPSDTKPVMVSDADGAGSRQQACKSETQRGPSRYYDLATQRAVGPIKKVCWVCGMEGHEKPDCHNSLCKTCHSVRRHHHICQEVQTSPFVTICSGDTRSKEMLAVQCTSCSGFGHFDCSPRLEPSFPSCCFCGEEGHNVFNCESRARTVADPWVNAALALERSGVPSRRRDRGADSTGSYASPSRSWGRHDYRGRGDGRSYPRDGVHNEIVNPYRHHEREYHAGHSGSYHNPPRYASRDGSWRRRENQNDGGSANASYDYRGDRMHESDDRNHSHSHRHYNTNYATEHMPQREYMDSRGSRQRVPVLDCRYQPRSGNSNRTKNYTDDDEYYDKFF; this is translated from the coding sequence ATGCAGGAAGGGAAATCGATAAAACCCAATGGATTAGTGAGGTGCTCACTTCATGGGCTCCTCCGTTTTTCGACACACTGCAATGCTTTGCCAGTTTTCGACGCTGACCAAGTTGTTACTGGTTATATATATCAGTGCAAAGACGGCGGGAGGTGCATGGTCGAAGACACTTCTGCGGATGCTTCGGCCCGACGACAGACCCCCAGGGAACGTGCCGAGAGCCGTAGTGAAGCAACTCCCAAAAAGCTGGTGATCGACGGGGAACCGTCAGATACAAAGCCCGTAATGGTGTCTGATGCGGATGGCGCAGGTTCTCGACAACAGGCCTGCAAATCTGAAACACAGCGCGGGCCGAGCAGGTACTATGACCTTGCCACCCAGAGGGCTGTGGGCCCCATAAAAAAGGTTTGTTGGGTGTGCGGGATGGAGGGACACGAAAAACCTGATTGTCATAACTCGTTGTGCAAAACTTGCCATTCTGTGCGTAGGCACCACCACATTTGTCAGGAAGTGCAGACATCGCCATTTGTGACTATTTGTTCCGGAGATACTCGGTCAAAGGAGATGTTAGCTGTTCAGTGCACTTCGTGCTCAGGCTTTGGCCATTTTGATTGCTCGCCACGGTTGGAGccgtcttttccttcctgctGCTTCTGTGGGGAGGAGGGTCATAACGTTTTCAACTGTGAAAGTAGGGCAAGAACTGTGGCAGATCCCTGGGTAAATGCAGCGCTTGCACTTGAGAGGTCCGGTGTCCCTTCAAGAAGGCGCGATCGGGGCGCGGACAGTACAGGATCTTATGCATCACCTTCGCGTTCTTGGGGTCGGCACGACTACCGCGGTAGAGGAGACGGTCGGAGTTACCCCCGAGATGGCGTCCATAACGAGATTGTGAATCCGTATCGTCATCATGAAAGAGAATATCATGCAGGTCACAGCGGAAGCTACCACAATCCTCCTCGATATGCTTCTAGAGATGGCTCTTGGAGGCGAAGAGAGAATCAAAACGACGGTGGAAGTGCTAATGCTTCATACGATTACCGTGGTGATCGAATGCATGAGAGTGACGACAGGAACCATTCCCATTCCCATCGGCACTACAACACAAACTATGCCACTGAGCATATGCCGCAAAGGGAGTATATGGATAGTAGGGGGAGCAGGCAGCGGGTCCCCGTACTAGATTGCCGCTATCAACCGAGAAGTGGAAATTCAAATCGAACAAAGAATTATACCGACGATGATGAATACTACGACAAGTTCTTCTAG